The nucleotide sequence tgtgtggggtcagccacaatgctgttagctttgcggatgcagcatgcggtgtaaatgtccgtgatagaggggagagagactccgatgatctcagctgtcctcactatccgctgaagggtcttgcgatctgagacggtgcagttcccaaaccaggcagtgatgcagctgctcaggacgctctccatggtccctctgtagaacacagtcaggatgggggaagggagatgggctttcctcagcctcctcaggaagtagaggcgctgctgggctttcttggtgatggagctggtgttgagtgaccaggtgaagttctccaccagatggacaccaaggaatttggtgctcttgatgatctccaccgaggatccgtcgatggacagcggagaatggtcacactgtgctctcctgaagtcaacaaccatctcttgggtcttgtcgacgttcagggagaggttgttggctctgcaccaggctgttagatgttgcacctcctctctgtatgctgactcgtcgttcttgctgatgagacccaccacggtcgtgtcatcggcgaacttgatgatgtggttggagctgtgcattgctgcagagtcagcagagtgaacagcggtggactgagcacacagccctgaggagctctagtgctcagtgtggtggtgctggagatactgctcccgatccggactgactgaggtctcccagtcaggaaatccaggatccagttgcagagagaggggttcaggcccaggagactcagcttctcaatcagctgctgagggatgattgtgttgaaatgctgaactgaaatctatgaacagcattcgaatgtaggagtccttacagtccaggtgtgtgagggccagatggagggttgtggtgatggcgtcatccgtggagcggttaggaagatacgcaaactgcaaggggtccagcgagggtggtagctgtgacttgatgtgcctcatgacgagcctctggaagcatttcatcacgattggtgtgagtgcgacgggtcggtagtcattgaggcaggaaaccatagacttctttggcacaggtacgatggtcgttgtcttgaggcacgtagggatgatggagctgctcagcgagatgttgaagatgtcagtgaagacatctgctagctgctctgcacactccctgagaactctgccaggaatgttgcctggtccagcagacttccatgggttaactctgcatagagttctccagccgtggtgagacagagcactgggtcattaggaggagggatggtcttcctcgctgttgtgttgttctgtgcctcaaactgaGCGTAGAAGttgttcagcgcatctggaagggaggcgtcactgtcacaggcaggtgaagttgtcctgtagttggtgatcgcctggatgccctgccacatgcgccgggagtctctgttgttctggaagtggccgtggattctctgggcgtgtgcacgcgtcgcctctctgatggctcaggacagtttggcccttgaaATTTTTAAGGCCtccctgtcccctgatctgaaggcagagtctctcgacttccGGAGAGCATGCACTTTCGCAGTcgtccacggcttctggttggagcgtgttgtgatggtctccaagaccatcacaacacattGCATAGTACTGCACCTTTTCAAGAATATTTAAGATGACATGGTGGGCTATAGTTGGATAGCAGACAGgttttgaaaataattttttttataattgttaGCAGTGATGAACTACTCATACATTTATTGAAGTTTTCAATAGCTTTAgtaaacatacagtatgtcaTCACTTAAGTCATGCTTCTGTAAGGTATGAATTATGAACCAGCATAGTCGCAGTCTAGGGTGTCTTTAATTTAAGACATCTATTTGTAAACATACAACCAactttgattttattttcttattaagtgTTATGTGAGTGATGGTAAATGTAGAAAATTTTGCCTGTCAACCAGGGAAAATTGAAGATGATGCgcgagaggaagaagagaagcaAAGACGAGAAAAAGAGGAGCAGAGGCGACAGGCCCAGCTTGAACGTGAAAAAAGAATTGAGGAACAGATTAGAAGGGAAAGTGAGCTTGCTGCTAAGAAACTTTCGCAAGCCAAAGAGACGCTGAAGCAGAAACAGAGGCTGAGAGGCCATGAGCTCCATCACCAAACTCATATAATGCAAcagacaataaacactgaaattgAGAGAGATGAGGTAATGtagaaatgcattttttttctcaattattaattattagaaGCTAATAGGGTTTGTTATAAGCTGAAGAATAATATAGCGCCAATATGGTCTAGGCGTTATGCATCAGCTGagatgtgcttgtgtgtttgtgtgtgttttacaggttGCAGAAATAGGGCAGAAATTCTCAGACCTCCTATGTGAATATCAAATCGATGAAGAGGAAGACCCAGGGGAGACATTAGCGGACTGGATGAAGACCCTGCAAAATGAGTTAATGGTGGAGTACTGTAAGAAACACAACCTGTCCAGtagctgtgtgttttctttcgACACTTCAGTTGGTTATGAGACTCTGCCTCTACAAGATAGACTGACAGTGCTTGAGGCAATAATGTATTTAGTTTTTGAGGAGGATGAAAATgaccacacacaaatacatgacCGGGATTTCCTCTTGGATGTGCTGGAACTGTTGCAAGACGATCATCCGTCACTTGCCTTTAATCTTTTACAGAGCGTTCTTCAAACTGATATTCAACTTTCTACACAAAATAAAGACATTCTGTGTCGGATTGCGTTCAACAACACATGGAAACTGCCAGAAATAACAGATTTCATGCGTTATGTTGTTGAGAAAGACAAAGATCAAGCGCAGGCAATACTTCACATTGCACAGACCTACAAGCTGGAGTATGAGATTGTTCTCCATGCTTTAGATTCACCTGATCCACCCAGACGGCTGAAATGGCATgttgacacagagacagacaaaaatgCTAATACTATTATTAGTGAAATGCGCAACTCAAACTATCCTGAGAATGTCCTGACAATACTAGAGGATGTTCTGCTATATCTGGAAATGGAGCTTCCAAAACACAAAAGAACTGATCTCCATAAAAATGAAATCCAGCATGTAAAGAAAATGGTTAAAGAACTGGATTTTACCAATCCAGACAGACAAGTTCTCAAAAGTGTACTAGTGCAAATGTCAGTCGCAGTAAAAATGTGCTCTGCTCTCACTATTCAAAGGGGTAAAGAGGAAATAGTCATTGAAGGATATCTTCCCAGATTAACTCAGCTTGCAACCTTGATGgttttcctgcttccaaaatCAAAAACCAATACAGGTTGTCTTCTTGAAATTGGAACAGGTGAAGGGAAATCTTGTATCTTAGCCATGCTTGCTGTGATCCATGCCATTCGTGGTGTAAAGGTGGACATTGTGACAAGCTCTCCAGTCCTCGCTTGCCGTGATTTAGAGGAATGGAGCAAACTTTACAACATGTTCGACATAACGTCATCTGCTGTTCCTCCAATGCTGAATGATGTCTCATCTGAAGAACAAGATGATCTGACTCAGGAAGCATACAAACAAGATGTAGTGTACAGTACTGTTGGAACATTTGCAGCAGATACACTGAAACAAGAGTTTGAGAAGAAAACATCTCGTGGAGACAGGAAGTTCGAGTTGGTCCTTGTGGATGAGGTTGACTACATGACTTTAGATAATGGAGTTCAAATAACATTTCTGTCCCATGAGTCCAGTGGCCTCCAGCATTTGGAGCAAGTCCTAGCCAGCATCTGGGCCATTATATCTGCATGTCGACCAATTGAGGTAGAAGAAACTGGAGAGACCATGTGGACAACAAGAGTCCAGAATTTTCACACAGCTGCCCTGATAGCAATGATTGGTTCAGATACAAATGATACGTTTTCACCACTGGAAATTTTGATGCCAGGTATTGAATTAGGCTTTTACTCAGAGGAAGATTTTGAAAATTTGAAGGTCTCTATTAatgaagaaggagaaaaggaacaTGGGGCCATTGAAAATGAGGCATTAAAGACCATCATGGCCAAAACAGGAATAGAACAACAATATGACCTGCTCAAGGTTCTCGAGATGGGGATGGAGCACAAGGTGGCATTTAACTGTTATATTTATCAGTCAGAAACTAGAAAAGCCTTTCAATTTGGAGAGCAAAAGACAAAAACTGACCAAAACATCAACATGCTGCTACTCGAGAATGGAAAAGCATGTGAGATCTTGGCTGAAAATTTTCTTATTAAAGCCACAGTTAGCGAGGTGAAATCCAAGATTATATACTCTACAGAATGCAGTTCAGAAGAAGACGAAGAGTCTCTTGTAATTCCTTTTTTCTTAGAGAAATACCTGGATAATCAGCTGCCACTGTTTGTTGAGAATGCACTGAAGGCCATTCAGATGACCAAAGGCAGAGAGTACATGATCGAGAGATCTCTTAGTGCTCAGGGAATAGAtgttgatgaagatggtgaACACATGTACCATGCAATAATCCCAGTGGACTTTCAGGCCAGTGGAATGCTGGAGAAAAGAAAACGGTGGGGTGATGGACTACAACAATTTCTGGAGATGAAGCATCAGTTAACATTATCTCCATTATCAAATGTGACAAACTACATGTCAAATTCAAATTTCTTCAAAAGATATCTCAGAGGGAAAGGGATATTTGGTGTTTCTGGAACACTAGGGGGAGATGCAGACAAGGGTTTCCTGGCAAGGCATTACAAAACGGACAGCTATGTCATACCAGCTCATCAACGTCAAAAGGTTACTGAGCTGCCTGCAGTCCAGGTGAGAGGAGGTACGGAACAATGGATCCAAACTATTTGTGCCACGGTCACAAGAGTCTCTAAACGAGGACAGGTGGTGTTAGTCGTGTGTGAGGACGTCAACACAGCAAATGCTCTCAATGACAAAATTGTAGCAGAAACCAAACATTTAGTTACCATGTACACGATGAGTGAGAGCCACAACATTGAGAACCAGGAGTTCAACAAGGGACAGATCATTATTACCACTAACCTTGGAGGACGTGGGACAGACATTAAGGTCACAGAGGAGGTAAATCGCTGTGGCGGTCTCTTTGTGCTACTCACGTACTTCCCCAATAATCGAAGGGTTGAGAAACAAGTCTTTGGACGAACAGGTCGAAAAGGAACCCCGGGAATGGTCCAGGTAATACTGAACCATGATTGTCTAGCCATGGCCTACCGAGGCCATTCTATTGAAGTCATGAGAGAACTCAGAGAAGAATATGAAATTAATAGAATAAAAGACATGGAGAAGGAGAAACTAGCTGAAATTGAGATGAAAGAAGAGCTGTTCTCTACATTTTGTCAGTTCCTTACTGACTTTGACAGGCATTATAGTACAAGAGAGAAAACGGACCTGTTTGAAGTGAAAGTAAAAGATGTCCCTTGTTACTTTGAGTCCTTTCACAGTAAGATGGACTACCATCCAGCACTGAATGCTTTGAAGGAATCATGGGGTATATGGCTAATACTTCACACAGACCAGATTAACGTACACAAAGACCTTACAGAACTGAAAGAAAACCTCATCCAACACTTGCAGGACAAAAGTTGTAAACTTTTACAAGGTCACAGTGAAAACCTTTATGACCACATACAGCAGGCTTTAGGAAGAACTGCCTTGCAccttcaaaacaaaaacagatgtgACTATGGAGCAAAAACCTACTGGAAAAAAGTCGCTGATTCAGACAAATACTACAGAGCTGCTGCAATGTATAATCAGGCCTACATTACCATTAACATGGCCAGAGAGGGCTACAAAAGTGAGGCATGTTCCTTACTCAAGGAGGCAGAGAAAGCCATAGATGTTTACATATCTGAAACAACCAGAACACTGAGCTTCTGTTCTTTGTCTGTTACTCCAGATTTTGAACCACACCACAGTGGCAGCTGTAACTTCCAAACACAAATGCAGGCAAGGATGAACATATTTAACTCATggaaacaaaatattaaaaaaatacttgACATGCTTGGATCGGGCAATGGAGACTTCAGAACCAAGGAGCTGACACTTTACAGCTTATCAGCTGAGGAGGATTTTGTGTCTTCTAGTGAACTCGGTCTCTTTCGTAATTATGGCCTCGCTGTTGTGTTTGAGGTGAAACAAAAGCCCAAATTCTCATTTGATGCcctgatttgttgttttcttggtgTGATTCAGGTTGTAGCAGGAGTTCTGATATGTGTTTGGTCAGCTGGTTCCATGTCCTCATTTGGTCTTGGCTTGATCTCAGAAGGTGTGTCTGACATGATCTATGGAGTCATGGGTATGATAAATGGTACATTTGATTGGGCATCATGGGCGATATCTAAAGCAATAAGTATAGGAATTTCCTTGGCCTGTGGGGGATTCCGTGTTCTCAAACAATCATTCTCCTCTGTGAAAAATGCTGCAAGTAATATCCTCAATGGCACCAAATCCCTAAAAAGTGTTGCATCTAGTGCCCTCAGATCaggaaaaaatgtgtttgtttcagcGTGCAAATCAGCCAAATCAATGGTGTCATCAACAGGTATAAAGAATATCTCATGGAATGTGGTCAAACCAACTTTGAAACATGCATGTAAATATGCTGTTCAGGAATTGGCAATTCAAGGGGTAAACACTGCTTTGAACACATGCATGGACGCTACAATTCAGAAGACATTCCAGCAAGGATTTCGTCATACTTTCAAGGAATCTGTCCGTTCGGTATTACACCAAAATAAAGAGTTTGTCCAAACACTCGCAGATTTCATCTGCTCAGGAATTCCAAAGGCCGCCTTGCAGAAGGAATCTGGCTCTTATAAGATTAGCAAAACCCTAGAGAAGGAAATGAAGGACCATGTGGTTTTCAATACAAACATTGTCATGAATGATCTCATGGTAGACTGTAAACAGATTCATCAGGTGattaacacactctcacaggtGTGGGACAAATCAGCAGAGTTTGTTGCGCACCGCTCCCATGCCTGTATTAGGATGCTTATGACTACTGCAAGCATGTCCACCACCATTTATGAAATGTACAAATCCATTCCTACTAAACAGACCATTGACAGTAATTTTGTTCCAGCATTTTTGAAGTCCTTGGGTGAGGAACCTTTATTTGAGACATATGACAATGATGGAAGGGACAAACTGGAAGATGTGGAACGTCTTAAAGATGAACTCATTGACGTAATTTCAGAAGTTCTTTCCCAAACCATGGTGGACAGTTTTTCTGGGTTTGCCTCCTCCATGTTTACAAAAACATTCACTCAGCGACTAAACTCTGCTACTGGAAAAGTAGTTGGTAATTTACTGGGAAGACACAAAACCCAAAGTTTCTTTGTAAGTCAACAGCATCATTATGATCTGAAATCTGCCACTGAATGCAAGGAAAGATCTCTGACTGAAGAAGAACTAAATGAACTCACACGCTACGCTAATAATGTAACTGATGAACAAAAACCAGCAACAGCTTTAGAAGTCCATGTCCTCACAAAAAGCAACTTGCTGGATGGAAAAGGAATTTGTCTGACTGTAGTAGATGATAAAGGAAAACTTCTCACAGAGGAGACCTACCCAGGAACTGACCCAGCAGCTGGTACTATCAAACTTGTGCTGACAAAAACACCTCAGACTTCTTCCGGGTGAGCTCAATTTTATACAAGTCGATATCCAGGCAATTTCTTTGTTGGTGCCTTattgtagatatttgtgtattGTGTCTTACAGAACAAGAGGAATATGGAGCAAACTGAAAGAGATGGCTATGGGTAAAGACACAGCACAGAGTGGCCACATTGACATTATTCGCTCTGATGGCTCACGGGAAACTGTGAACTCCTCAAATCAAAGCTGTCTTTTTCATGCTGTCATTCAAGCAACAGCTAATGACCCAAATGATGATTTACAACAAAAAGCCATAGAACTCCGTAGTAAAGTTAGTCAGGAGGTAAGAGATTATTAAGTAAAAGTATGTAATTGTGTATAATTTCCAATTAGTGGGTGCTGTACCCCCTCTGTCTGACTTCAGGGAGCCTCCTGGGCTGCAGTTGTCTTCCCTCTTGGAAATCTTGCCAAAATCCTTTGGTTCATACAAAAACAGACCAGTCTATCAGCCGTGGGCACCAGGAGCCCTGTGGGATACCTCAGTTAATCCAATGAGCATAGCCTTGAGTTCATCCTGAAccacagtttttgttttttttttgtgtctgatTAAATGGCGGGGCAGTTGTGTACCACCACACCTAGAGGATTCTCAATAAGGTGCAAGGTTTGTAGGGTCTGTGCAACTGGGTAGAAATTTGGGTGGAAACAATAGATTTCCTCTTGCAACCTTTGCACAATGGGATggtgagtaaatgaattaaGCAGCCTTGTTTACTTAATTTGACTATTTATCTTTCAGACTAAGCTGACCTTTTTCACATCTGCCCATTTGCCTAACCTCATGTTCATCTTCATGAAGACATGTCTTATGAAGGGGAGGCCACTGGAGTATTAGTACTGACCTAAACCCAAATGAATAACCAAATGGGATGAACTAAAATGCTCTTCAGGTCACTTT is from Hemibagrus wyckioides isolate EC202008001 linkage group LG07, SWU_Hwy_1.0, whole genome shotgun sequence and encodes:
- the LOC131355984 gene encoding uncharacterized protein LOC131355984 isoform X1 → MGFLGGDVTVHNKTQHKWTVCIESREPWPKSDVYFTSTVGSYEKRVRNFFVPVTFVRTFYINVKYGDCSESDCYKHPHLWYIFDPKDDPCFTIQESGDHQEIHLDCNIRYEKKKSTCPNYGKIEDDAREEEEKQRREKEEQRRQAQLEREKRIEEQIRRESELAAKKLSQAKETLKQKQRLRGHELHHQTHIMQQTINTEIERDEVAEIGQKFSDLLCEYQIDEEEDPGETLADWMKTLQNELMVEYCKKHNLSSSCVFSFDTSVGYETLPLQDRLTVLEAIMYLVFEEDENDHTQIHDRDFLLDVLELLQDDHPSLAFNLLQSVLQTDIQLSTQNKDILCRIAFNNTWKLPEITDFMRYVVEKDKDQAQAILHIAQTYKLEYEIVLHALDSPDPPRRLKWHVDTETDKNANTIISEMRNSNYPENVLTILEDVLLYLEMELPKHKRTDLHKNEIQHVKKMVKELDFTNPDRQVLKSVLVQMSVAVKMCSALTIQRGKEEIVIEGYLPRLTQLATLMVFLLPKSKTNTGCLLEIGTGEGKSCILAMLAVIHAIRGVKVDIVTSSPVLACRDLEEWSKLYNMFDITSSAVPPMLNDVSSEEQDDLTQEAYKQDVVYSTVGTFAADTLKQEFEKKTSRGDRKFELVLVDEVDYMTLDNGVQITFLSHESSGLQHLEQVLASIWAIISACRPIEVEETGETMWTTRVQNFHTAALIAMIGSDTNDTFSPLEILMPGIELGFYSEEDFENLKVSINEEGEKEHGAIENEALKTIMAKTGIEQQYDLLKVLEMGMEHKVAFNCYIYQSETRKAFQFGEQKTKTDQNINMLLLENGKACEILAENFLIKATVSEVKSKIIYSTECSSEEDEESLVIPFFLEKYLDNQLPLFVENALKAIQMTKGREYMIERSLSAQGIDVDEDGEHMYHAIIPVDFQASGMLEKRKRWGDGLQQFLEMKHQLTLSPLSNVTNYMSNSNFFKRYLRGKGIFGVSGTLGGDADKGFLARHYKTDSYVIPAHQRQKVTELPAVQVRGGTEQWIQTICATVTRVSKRGQVVLVVCEDVNTANALNDKIVAETKHLVTMYTMSESHNIENQEFNKGQIIITTNLGGRGTDIKVTEEVNRCGGLFVLLTYFPNNRRVEKQVFGRTGRKGTPGMVQVILNHDCLAMAYRGHSIEVMRELREEYEINRIKDMEKEKLAEIEMKEELFSTFCQFLTDFDRHYSTREKTDLFEVKVKDVPCYFESFHSKMDYHPALNALKESWGIWLILHTDQINVHKDLTELKENLIQHLQDKSCKLLQGHSENLYDHIQQALGRTALHLQNKNRCDYGAKTYWKKVADSDKYYRAAAMYNQAYITINMAREGYKSEACSLLKEAEKAIDVYISETTRTLSFCSLSVTPDFEPHHSGSCNFQTQMQARMNIFNSWKQNIKKILDMLGSGNGDFRTKELTLYSLSAEEDFVSSSELGLFRNYGLAVVFEVKQKPKFSFDALICCFLGVIQVVAGVLICVWSAGSMSSFGLGLISEGVSDMIYGVMGMINGTFDWASWAISKAISIGISLACGGFRVLKQSFSSVKNAASNILNGTKSLKSVASSALRSGKNVFVSACKSAKSMVSSTGIKNISWNVVKPTLKHACKYAVQELAIQGVNTALNTCMDATIQKTFQQGFRHTFKESVRSVLHQNKEFVQTLADFICSGIPKAALQKESGSYKISKTLEKEMKDHVVFNTNIVMNDLMVDCKQIHQVINTLSQVWDKSAEFVAHRSHACIRMLMTTASMSTTIYEMYKSIPTKQTIDSNFVPAFLKSLGEEPLFETYDNDGRDKLEDVERLKDELIDVISEVLSQTMVDSFSGFASSMFTKTFTQRLNSATGKVVGNLLGRHKTQSFFVSQQHHYDLKSATECKERSLTEEELNELTRYANNVTDEQKPATALEVHVLTKSNLLDGKGICLTVVDDKGKLLTEETYPGTDPAAGTIKLVLTKTPQTSSGTRGIWSKLKEMAMGKDTAQSGHIDIIRSDGSRETVNSSNQSCLFHAVIQATANDPNDDLQQKAIELRSKVSQEILSKPYKYAEAVRIQNMFNWTNSSNRFKIEAGLREGDQQKYERYIKDKIPVDIINAYHLGEVAEYESLLDMDKPTPGVVEADHIPPRSSLNELCKLIRRNPEMANSLKTNNKAAYELVMSMSNDQNGKKQLCMNTLYSDHRRALTSGNSSESRACRHLLTNTLASGDVEKLLKQSFILAHPECSERIRKTLGVQHKFDTQSSGLSMNDRNKYYQDGFDKIVQEYSKKNLIDQNQTTRLMKWVKEERYLDTSASEYREIKRVVKDKAVNRRNPDSMRPNFQHHEL
- the LOC131355984 gene encoding uncharacterized protein LOC131355984 isoform X2 encodes the protein MGFLGGDVTVHNKTQHKWTVCIESREPWPKSDSTVGSYEKRVRNFFVPVTFVRTFYINVKYGDCSESDCYKHPHLWYIFDPKDDPCFTIQESGDHQEIHLDCNIRYEKKKSTCPNYGKIEDDAREEEEKQRREKEEQRRQAQLEREKRIEEQIRRESELAAKKLSQAKETLKQKQRLRGHELHHQTHIMQQTINTEIERDEVAEIGQKFSDLLCEYQIDEEEDPGETLADWMKTLQNELMVEYCKKHNLSSSCVFSFDTSVGYETLPLQDRLTVLEAIMYLVFEEDENDHTQIHDRDFLLDVLELLQDDHPSLAFNLLQSVLQTDIQLSTQNKDILCRIAFNNTWKLPEITDFMRYVVEKDKDQAQAILHIAQTYKLEYEIVLHALDSPDPPRRLKWHVDTETDKNANTIISEMRNSNYPENVLTILEDVLLYLEMELPKHKRTDLHKNEIQHVKKMVKELDFTNPDRQVLKSVLVQMSVAVKMCSALTIQRGKEEIVIEGYLPRLTQLATLMVFLLPKSKTNTGCLLEIGTGEGKSCILAMLAVIHAIRGVKVDIVTSSPVLACRDLEEWSKLYNMFDITSSAVPPMLNDVSSEEQDDLTQEAYKQDVVYSTVGTFAADTLKQEFEKKTSRGDRKFELVLVDEVDYMTLDNGVQITFLSHESSGLQHLEQVLASIWAIISACRPIEVEETGETMWTTRVQNFHTAALIAMIGSDTNDTFSPLEILMPGIELGFYSEEDFENLKVSINEEGEKEHGAIENEALKTIMAKTGIEQQYDLLKVLEMGMEHKVAFNCYIYQSETRKAFQFGEQKTKTDQNINMLLLENGKACEILAENFLIKATVSEVKSKIIYSTECSSEEDEESLVIPFFLEKYLDNQLPLFVENALKAIQMTKGREYMIERSLSAQGIDVDEDGEHMYHAIIPVDFQASGMLEKRKRWGDGLQQFLEMKHQLTLSPLSNVTNYMSNSNFFKRYLRGKGIFGVSGTLGGDADKGFLARHYKTDSYVIPAHQRQKVTELPAVQVRGGTEQWIQTICATVTRVSKRGQVVLVVCEDVNTANALNDKIVAETKHLVTMYTMSESHNIENQEFNKGQIIITTNLGGRGTDIKVTEEVNRCGGLFVLLTYFPNNRRVEKQVFGRTGRKGTPGMVQVILNHDCLAMAYRGHSIEVMRELREEYEINRIKDMEKEKLAEIEMKEELFSTFCQFLTDFDRHYSTREKTDLFEVKVKDVPCYFESFHSKMDYHPALNALKESWGIWLILHTDQINVHKDLTELKENLIQHLQDKSCKLLQGHSENLYDHIQQALGRTALHLQNKNRCDYGAKTYWKKVADSDKYYRAAAMYNQAYITINMAREGYKSEACSLLKEAEKAIDVYISETTRTLSFCSLSVTPDFEPHHSGSCNFQTQMQARMNIFNSWKQNIKKILDMLGSGNGDFRTKELTLYSLSAEEDFVSSSELGLFRNYGLAVVFEVKQKPKFSFDALICCFLGVIQVVAGVLICVWSAGSMSSFGLGLISEGVSDMIYGVMGMINGTFDWASWAISKAISIGISLACGGFRVLKQSFSSVKNAASNILNGTKSLKSVASSALRSGKNVFVSACKSAKSMVSSTGIKNISWNVVKPTLKHACKYAVQELAIQGVNTALNTCMDATIQKTFQQGFRHTFKESVRSVLHQNKEFVQTLADFICSGIPKAALQKESGSYKISKTLEKEMKDHVVFNTNIVMNDLMVDCKQIHQVINTLSQVWDKSAEFVAHRSHACIRMLMTTASMSTTIYEMYKSIPTKQTIDSNFVPAFLKSLGEEPLFETYDNDGRDKLEDVERLKDELIDVISEVLSQTMVDSFSGFASSMFTKTFTQRLNSATGKVVGNLLGRHKTQSFFVSQQHHYDLKSATECKERSLTEEELNELTRYANNVTDEQKPATALEVHVLTKSNLLDGKGICLTVVDDKGKLLTEETYPGTDPAAGTIKLVLTKTPQTSSGTRGIWSKLKEMAMGKDTAQSGHIDIIRSDGSRETVNSSNQSCLFHAVIQATANDPNDDLQQKAIELRSKVSQEILSKPYKYAEAVRIQNMFNWTNSSNRFKIEAGLREGDQQKYERYIKDKIPVDIINAYHLGEVAEYESLLDMDKPTPGVVEADHIPPRSSLNELCKLIRRNPEMANSLKTNNKAAYELVMSMSNDQNGKKQLCMNTLYSDHRRALTSGNSSESRACRHLLTNTLASGDVEKLLKQSFILAHPECSERIRKTLGVQHKFDTQSSGLSMNDRNKYYQDGFDKIVQEYSKKNLIDQNQTTRLMKWVKEERYLDTSASEYREIKRVVKDKAVNRRNPDSMRPNFQHHEL
- the LOC131355984 gene encoding uncharacterized protein LOC131355984 isoform X3, coding for MQQTINTEIERDEVAEIGQKFSDLLCEYQIDEEEDPGETLADWMKTLQNELMVEYCKKHNLSSSCVFSFDTSVGYETLPLQDRLTVLEAIMYLVFEEDENDHTQIHDRDFLLDVLELLQDDHPSLAFNLLQSVLQTDIQLSTQNKDILCRIAFNNTWKLPEITDFMRYVVEKDKDQAQAILHIAQTYKLEYEIVLHALDSPDPPRRLKWHVDTETDKNANTIISEMRNSNYPENVLTILEDVLLYLEMELPKHKRTDLHKNEIQHVKKMVKELDFTNPDRQVLKSVLVQMSVAVKMCSALTIQRGKEEIVIEGYLPRLTQLATLMVFLLPKSKTNTGCLLEIGTGEGKSCILAMLAVIHAIRGVKVDIVTSSPVLACRDLEEWSKLYNMFDITSSAVPPMLNDVSSEEQDDLTQEAYKQDVVYSTVGTFAADTLKQEFEKKTSRGDRKFELVLVDEVDYMTLDNGVQITFLSHESSGLQHLEQVLASIWAIISACRPIEVEETGETMWTTRVQNFHTAALIAMIGSDTNDTFSPLEILMPGIELGFYSEEDFENLKVSINEEGEKEHGAIENEALKTIMAKTGIEQQYDLLKVLEMGMEHKVAFNCYIYQSETRKAFQFGEQKTKTDQNINMLLLENGKACEILAENFLIKATVSEVKSKIIYSTECSSEEDEESLVIPFFLEKYLDNQLPLFVENALKAIQMTKGREYMIERSLSAQGIDVDEDGEHMYHAIIPVDFQASGMLEKRKRWGDGLQQFLEMKHQLTLSPLSNVTNYMSNSNFFKRYLRGKGIFGVSGTLGGDADKGFLARHYKTDSYVIPAHQRQKVTELPAVQVRGGTEQWIQTICATVTRVSKRGQVVLVVCEDVNTANALNDKIVAETKHLVTMYTMSESHNIENQEFNKGQIIITTNLGGRGTDIKVTEEVNRCGGLFVLLTYFPNNRRVEKQVFGRTGRKGTPGMVQVILNHDCLAMAYRGHSIEVMRELREEYEINRIKDMEKEKLAEIEMKEELFSTFCQFLTDFDRHYSTREKTDLFEVKVKDVPCYFESFHSKMDYHPALNALKESWGIWLILHTDQINVHKDLTELKENLIQHLQDKSCKLLQGHSENLYDHIQQALGRTALHLQNKNRCDYGAKTYWKKVADSDKYYRAAAMYNQAYITINMAREGYKSEACSLLKEAEKAIDVYISETTRTLSFCSLSVTPDFEPHHSGSCNFQTQMQARMNIFNSWKQNIKKILDMLGSGNGDFRTKELTLYSLSAEEDFVSSSELGLFRNYGLAVVFEVKQKPKFSFDALICCFLGVIQVVAGVLICVWSAGSMSSFGLGLISEGVSDMIYGVMGMINGTFDWASWAISKAISIGISLACGGFRVLKQSFSSVKNAASNILNGTKSLKSVASSALRSGKNVFVSACKSAKSMVSSTGIKNISWNVVKPTLKHACKYAVQELAIQGVNTALNTCMDATIQKTFQQGFRHTFKESVRSVLHQNKEFVQTLADFICSGIPKAALQKESGSYKISKTLEKEMKDHVVFNTNIVMNDLMVDCKQIHQVINTLSQVWDKSAEFVAHRSHACIRMLMTTASMSTTIYEMYKSIPTKQTIDSNFVPAFLKSLGEEPLFETYDNDGRDKLEDVERLKDELIDVISEVLSQTMVDSFSGFASSMFTKTFTQRLNSATGKVVGNLLGRHKTQSFFVSQQHHYDLKSATECKERSLTEEELNELTRYANNVTDEQKPATALEVHVLTKSNLLDGKGICLTVVDDKGKLLTEETYPGTDPAAGTIKLVLTKTPQTSSGTRGIWSKLKEMAMGKDTAQSGHIDIIRSDGSRETVNSSNQSCLFHAVIQATANDPNDDLQQKAIELRSKVSQEILSKPYKYAEAVRIQNMFNWTNSSNRFKIEAGLREGDQQKYERYIKDKIPVDIINAYHLGEVAEYESLLDMDKPTPGVVEADHIPPRSSLNELCKLIRRNPEMANSLKTNNKAAYELVMSMSNDQNGKKQLCMNTLYSDHRRALTSGNSSESRACRHLLTNTLASGDVEKLLKQSFILAHPECSERIRKTLGVQHKFDTQSSGLSMNDRNKYYQDGFDKIVQEYSKKNLIDQNQTTRLMKWVKEERYLDTSASEYREIKRVVKDKAVNRRNPDSMRPNFQHHEL